Genomic DNA from Mycobacteroides chelonae CCUG 47445:
CCGGACACCGCGATGAAGTCGACTCCCGACGCTGATATCGACGACTTCCTGGCCACCATCGCCGTGACCAGGCTGGTCCTCGGCCCGAAGATGCGGGTGCAGTCGCCGCCAAACCTGGTGTCCCGCAGCGAATGCCTCGCGCTTATCGCGGCGGGCGTGGACGACTGGGGCGGTGTCTCGCCGCTCACGCCCGACCACGTCAACCCCGAACGTCCCTGGCCCGCAGTGGACGATCTGGCCGATGTAACCGCCGAGGCCGGATACGACCTGGTGCAGCGGCTCACCGCGCACCCGCAGTACGTGCAGGCCGGGGCGGCATGGATCGACCCGCGGGTACGTGGACACGTGGAGGCCCTGGCGGACCCGGAAACCGGGTATGCCCTGGATATCTCGCCGACAGGATTGCCGTGGCAGGAGCCCGACGAGACCTGGGAGTCGACGGGCCGGGTAGACCTGCACGCGGCCATCGATTCGGAGGGCCGCAACACCGACACCCGTAGCGATCTGGCGAGTGCCTTCGGGGACTGGGAATCCATCCGTGAACATGTTCGTGAACTGAACGCGCGGGCACCGGAAAAGGTGAGCGGCGACGTGTTGGCGGCGCTGCGCTCTGCAGAGAGAGATCCGGCCGGCTGCAGCGATGACGAGTACCTGGCGCTGGCGACCGCAGAGGGTCCGGCTATGGATGCTGTTGCCGCACTGGCTGATTCGATCCGTGCGGACGTGGTCGGCGACGACGTCACATATGTGGTGAATAGGAACATCAACTTCACCAACATCTGCTACACCGGCTGCCGTTTCTGCGCCTTCGCGCAGCGCAAGGGCGATGCCGACGCCTTCTCGCTCTCGGCCGAGGAGGTCGGAGACCGCGCCTGGGAGGCGTACGTCGCCGGTGCCACCGAGGTCTGCATGCAGGGCGGTATCGACCCAGAGTTGCCCGTCACCGGGTACGCCGATCTGGTGCGCGCGGTCAAGAAGCGGGTGCCCAGCATGCACGTGCACGCCTTCAGCCCGATGGAGATCGTCAACGGTGCGTCCAAGGGCGGCCAGAGCGTTCGTGAGTGGTTGACCGAACTGCGCGCCGCAGGTCTGGACACCATTCCGGGCACCGCCGCCGAAATCCTCGACGACGAGGTTCGGTGGGTGCTGACCAAGGGCAAGCTGCCCGCGTCGGAATGGATCGATGTCATCAGTACCGCACATGAGGTGGGGCTGCGGTCCAGCTCCACCATGATGTACGGGCACGTAGATACGCCCAAGCACTGGGTGTCACATCTTCGGGTTCTCTCCGGAATCCAGGACCGCACAGGCGGATTCACCGAGTTCGTACCGCTGCCGTTTGTGCATCAGAGCGCACCGCTGTACCTGGCGGGCGCCGCACGGCCCGGGCCCACCAACCGCGACAACCGGGCGGTGCACGCACTGGCGCGCATCATGCTGCACGGGCGTATCCACAACATCCAGACCAGCTGGGTCAAGCTGGGTATCGAGGGCACACGGATGATGCTCGAAGGCGGTGCCAACGATCTGGGCGGCACCCTCATGGAGGAGACCATCTCCCGGATGGCCGGGTCTGAACACGGATCCGCCAAGACCATCGCCGAGCTGGAAGAAATCGCCGACGGCATCGGACGCCCGGCGGTGGAACGCACCACCACTTACGCGCGGCGGCCGTCCGCCGCGTGAAGCCATGGCGGGATTTTCCGAGAATCTCCGCCACAGCTTCACTTTCGGCGAGATAGATCTAGATGTGCCGCCGATCGAGATTTCGGCAGTGGGCTGCCGATGATGGCGGTAGCCTCGTGCCCTGATGACCGAATTCCCGCCCGACGAGGAGTCGATGCCGCCGACTACCCAGCGGCCGTTGAATCCGCCTGCCGCTGCGTACTCCGAGGCGGATGACTCCGAGATTTCCGTGGGCAATCGCTCATGGCGCTGGGTGTGGATCGTCTGCGCGGCGGCGGCCCTCGCCATTGTGGCGGCGTTGGTTTTGGCCCTGCTGGAGGTGGATAAGGCCGAGGAGCCGGTGGCTCCGGCCCCGGTGACGTCCACGACCGAACATCCGCGTGTGCCAAGTAGTTCGGTGCCCGTCGCGCCGCCGAAGGAGACGGTGGTTACCACCGTTATCGAAACCACCGTGGTGGTGGAGACGCCCGCGCCGGTCGCACCAACAGAGGTGACGCCGACAGAAGTGGTGCCGACACGTCCGGAAGAGGGCCGGTTGTGTCACGAACTGCACCCGCGGCGCGAATGCGACGGATACCGCTAAGTTGACGGTCTCTGCGCGCACCTGACTGACTGGATCGCGGTGGGTTAACTCCGGTGGCCAGTTTGGGCATCGTGATGTGCGTGATTACCCGACTCGTAGCGACAAGCTTCATCGTTGCCATGCTTGGGTTCGTGGTTGCGGTACCGGCCAGTGCGGAGCCGAGAGAGATGGCCCCGCAGTCATATTCGCGGACAACCCGGGATGGCTGGCAACTGCAGATCAGACTCGACAATGAACGGGTGAACGTGGTTCCCAACCTGGCCGCCGCAACCAACTCGCGCGAGGCATTCATCACTTTGTCGGGCACCGCGACGGCGTCCGGTGGCACCAACCCCATTACCGACAGCCTCTTCGTCATCGGATATCAGCTCGGTTGCCAGTCGGATGTGTCCTCGGGCTTGCAGCTTGGTGGATCGGCGGGTATCGCACCGTCGGTGAGCCTTGGCGTGGCACCCACACCGTCGGTGGGAGTAGGAGGCAGCGCGGGAGTCAGCGGTTTTGTTCAAACCGTCGTGCAGCCGGGTGTCATCGTGAATCTCCCGATGGCCAATATGGTTCTCTCCCACGGCGGTACGGGCGCGCTCGATTTAGACAACGTGCATGTGAAGGCAGATGCCTGTGGTGGTGACGTGACGATCCGCTCCTTCGCCTCGCTGCGGGCGTCGACCGAGACCGGTCACACCGAGTTCGCAATCTACGGCGATCCGATCAAGATCTGATGATGAAATTCGTCTGTGCCACAGCGGTATTAGCGTCCGTGTTGTGGGCGCCGCCGGTGATGGCGGACCCGCCGCCGGTGAACCCCATGCCTGCGGTGCCCGTGGCCGTGCCCGGTGGGACACCCAACTATGCGGCGACTGCGGCGCAACCACCGTTTGGGCTGTCTCCGGCAACGCCGCGCGGCACCCGGATCTCCGCCGGTGTCGACTCCGGATACACCGCCCGAATCGGCGCCGGGATGACCGCCGGACAGCTGGAGGACCCACGCGGCATGAGTGAAGGAGTGGCACCATGATCCGAACATTTTGGGTAGCAACGGTTGTGGCGGCAATCGGCCTCGGCCTTGCCTCGCCTGTCGCCGCGGCCCCGCCGCCACCTATTCCGGCGCCCTATAACCCGGTCTTCGTGCCCGGTCAGCTGCCCGCGCTGCGTCCCTCGCGCGGTACTCAGCTGCCGGTGCTGATGTCGGGCCCCGCGCGGGGGCCCAGGATTTCGGCCGGAGTAGTGGATGGTGCCGGGGTGCCGGGTGGGGTGAAGCCGGGTGTCGGAGTCGGAGACGGGAAGCTGGAGAGTCCGACCGGCACAGCGACGCGCTGACCCCTGCGTATCGTCCAAGTATTTGGCAGCTGCATCCCAGCGGCACCTCAGAATCGCTCATTAGCGTGGCGGCATCCGGCGCCATCGGCTCGGTAACAGATCGAGCGATGACAGTCACGGAGGTGCCGACGAATGCCGTCCTACGAAGACACCGTGCGCGCCTGGAGCGACGGTGGGGACGAGCCCACGCAATTGCTGCCGGTAACCCCGCCGTCGCGGGGCACGTCCCGTCAGGTCTGGATCGTTGCGGCAGCCGCGACGGCGGGTGTGCTGGCGATCATCGCTCTCGGGTTTCTGCTTCTCGTTCCCCAAAAGACAACGGTGCCACCACTTGTCCCCATCACGTCGGTGACGGCACCCTCGACGTCCGCGCCGGTGTCGTCATCCCCGTCGCCGTCCCCGCCACCCTCGTCGACGGAGACGGTCACCGAAACGGTGACCGCGACCGCCTACCTCCCAGCACCGGCGATCACGCCCACAACCGACGCGCCACCGAGTACCACCACAACGGACCCGAACGACATCTGGAGGGCGTGCCGCCAGATGCATCCGCACCGCTGGTGCAACGGATATCGGTAGGCCCGTCGGCGGTTTGGGGGGACTACAGCTTCGCGGCCAGCTCGGTGCCCTGCTTGATCGCACGCTTGGCGTCCAGCTCGCCGGCCAGCGCAGCGCCGCCGATCACGTGGGCTTCGACCCCGGCTTCCTTCAACACATCGTCGAGGTCGCGCACCGATTCCTGGCCCGCGCAGATCACCACGTTGTCGACCTCGAGCACCCGTGGATCTTTGCGTTCCTCACCGAAACTGATGTGCAGCCCGGCATCGTCGATCCGCTCGTAGTTGACCCCTGCCAGCTCGGTCACCTTCTTGGCCTTGAGCGATGCGCGGTGCACCCAGCCGGTGGTCTTGCCTAGCCCCTTGCCCAGCGATCCCTTCTTGCGCTGGCACAGGTAGACCTCGCGAACCGCCGGAGCAGGAATGGGTTTCGTGAGCGAACCGCGGGAGTCGTGCTCCTCGGAGATGCCCCACTCGGCCCGCCACTCCTTGAGGTTCAGCGTCGGTGACTCATCGATCGTCAGGAATTCGGACACATCGAAGCCGATACCGCCGGCGCCGACCACCGCCACACGCTTACCGACGGGCTTGATCTGCTTGATGACCTCCGGGTAAGAGAGCACCATCGGGTGGTCGATGCCGGGGATGGCCGGAACCCGGGGCTTGACCCCGGTGGCCAGGATGACGTCGTCGAACTTGCCGGCGATCAGCTCCTGCGCATCCACCTTCTTATTCAAAAGCACTGTGACGCCGTACTTCTTGAGCATCGTCGTGTAGTAGCGGATGGTCTCGTTGAACTCTTCCTTGCCGGGAATCTTACGGGCCATATCGAACTGGCCGCCGATCTCGGAGTTGGCCTCGAACAGCACCACCTTGTGTCCGCGTCCGGCCGCGGTGACTGCGGCCGCCAGCCCGGCCGGGCCCGCGCCGACGACGGCGATCTTCTTGGCGTGCCGGGTCGGCAGCAGCTTGAGCGTCGTCTCGTTACCGGCACGCGGGTTCAGCAGGCAGCTAGCCTTCTTGTTCACAAACGAGTGATCCAGGCAGGCCTGATTGCAGGCGATGCAGGTGTTGATCTCATCGGCGTGATCGGCCGAGGCCTTCTTGACCCAATCGGGGTCGGCCAGCAGCGGCCTGGCCATCGAAATCAACTGCACCTGGCCGTCGTTGAGGATCTGCTCGGCGGACTGCGGCATGTTGATCCGGTTGGATGCCATTACCGGGATGTGAACCTCTTGAGCGATCTTGTTGGAAAGATCCACGAACGCGTTCTGTGGCACCGAAGTGACGATGGTGGGCACCCGCGCCTCATGCCAGCCGATGCCGGTGTTGATGATCGTCGCACCGGCAGCCTCGATCTCCTTGGCCAGCGCCACGATCTCATCCCAGGTCTGGCCATCGGGCACATAGTCGGCCATGGACAGCCGATAGCAGATGATGAACTCCGGTCCGACCGCTTTGCGGACGGCCTTGACCACCTCGACGGCGAGTCTGCGCCGGTTTTTCGGGCTGCCGCCGAACTCGTCGGTGCGATCGTTGGTGTAGGGCGCGAGGAACTGGTTGATGAAATAGCCTTCGCTACCCATGATTTCGACGCCGTCGTAACCGGCCTTCTTGGCCATCTTGGCGCTGTGTGCCCAGTCTTCGATCGTCTGCCAGACACCCTTGGTGCTGAGCTTGCGTGGCTTGAACGGCGTGATGGGGGACTTCTTGCTCGACGCGCTCACCGAGAATGGGTGATATCCGTAGCGACCCGCATGCAGGAGCTGGACGATGATCTTGCCGCCGTTCTTGTGCACCGCGTTCGTGACAATGCGATGCCGGTATGCCTCAAGGGAAGTGGTGAGCTTTCCGGCCAGCGGCTTGAGCCAGGCGGCACGGTTGATGGCGTATCCGCCGGTGATGATCATGCCGACACCGCCCTTGGCGCGCTCGGCGAAGTAGGCCGCCAGGGCAGGCGTGTCCCAGGGGAAGTCCTCAAGTCCCGCGTGCATGGAGCCCATGACGACTCGGTTCTTCAGCGTTGTGAAGCCAAGGTCCAAGGGGGATAACAGGGTTGGATATGCATTACTCATGATTCTCGCTTTCAGTCCGGGCTGTGGACAAGGAAGTGATCATTTCGTCGCACCAATCGGTGAATCCCTCTTCCATGCGGACACCGCCGCGTAGGACGAGATATTGGTGCAGGGCCGCGCCGGTGAGCTGGTCCGGAGCGGGAAACTGGCGTTTTTCCATTTCGCGGTAGTTGTCGAGCATGACGAGGTGCGTGTCGCGTTGCACGCGGATGTGTTCGACCACCATGTCGATGTCGCCGTAGGTGCCCGCGCGAACCTTGAGGGCCAGATCGCGCATGTCGGTGCCCTCGGAGCTGTTGACCCACCGGGACAACTCGCGATAGCCGAGCTCGGCGACGTCGTAGACCTTCTTCGCGGGCCGTCCTTCTTGGTCGACGACAGTGCAGCGCAGCCAGCTGTCGTCCTCCATGCGGCGCAGCGTGCGATAGATCTGCTGGTGGGTGGCGCTGTAGAAGTAGCCGATCGACCGGTCGAATCGGCTCGTGAGCTCGTAACCTGACCCGTTCTGCTCGGCCAGGGACAACAGGATCGCGTGGGTGAGTGCCACGGCAGCATGCTGACACGAAACCTGACCCCTATGCAACTTGTTGCAGTGCAACAGTCTGCATACAACTGGCCAGTTAAGTGGCGCGGTCGGTAACGGTGACGGTCTGAAGCATGACGCTGGGTGCGGCGCTTCGAGAGGTTGTCGGTGAGGGAGGCGATCGCCGAGCCGTGTGCGGGCGCGGCGGATCAAACATGCACCGGGGGATATGCCGCCGACTACGTCGACAAGGGTGCGCAGGCTCGCCGCATCCGCTCCGGTGAATACGCGGATTGTGTTGCTTGCGAACCGGTTTGCTCAGGTGATGCCATCATCGTGGGCGAGGACAGGCCTGGCCGGCGGCCGGTCGCGTATGCACCGGCACGGACTACGTCGTCGACCGTGATTCACCCGAACCGTGCGTGACGCATGGGCACGATCGGCGGGGGCATGTGGCACGGCACGCGTCTGTGACCCGGGGGGCTGAGCGTGGCTGCTGGCGGCGAGTCAAGTTAAACGTTAAGCTAAGTACCTGTAACCGGCGGATACGGCTAGATCGCCTTGGCGAGTTAGGTCAGCCTGTGTCGCGGGGCACATCTATGGACCGGGATACTTGCCGCAACGCATGAACTGGACATCAGCGCAGGAAATGAGGAAACCTTCGTGACCTACACGATCGCGGAACCGTGCGTCGACGTTATGGATAAGGCATGCATTGAGGAATGCCCCGTCGACTGCATCTACGAGGGTGGGCGCATGCTCTATATCCACCCCGACGAATGTGTCGACTGCGGTGCTTGCGAACCGGTGTGCCCCGTGGAGGCCATCTTCTATGAGGACGATGTGCCGGATCAGTGGACGGGCTATATCCAGGGCAACGCCGATTTCTTCGTAGACCTGGGCTCGCCCGGTGGTGCCGCGAAGGTGGGCAAGACCGATTACGACCCGCCGTCAGTCAAGGAACTCCCGCCCATGGGTGAGGGACACTGAACTCGTCGTCTGAGTCCCGTCTGCGGGTCTCGTCTGTCTCGTCCCGGCTTCCGGAGTTTCCATGGGACACCATCGCCGCTGCGAAGGCGACCGCTGCGGCGCACCCCGAAGGGATTGTCGACCTTTCCGTCGGCACCCCCGTGGACAGTGTGGCCCCGGTCATCCGCGACGCATTGGCCGCGGCCAGCGACCTTCCCGGATATCCGGCGACCGCCGGTACGCCGGCGTTGCGCCAGGCAATCCGCGACGCGGTATCGCGGCGATACGGCGTGGTGCCGCTGGCCGACGACGCCGTGCTGCCGGTCATCGGCACCAAGGAACTCATCGCGTGGCTGCCGACCCTACTCGGGCTGGGCAGCGACGACCTGATCGTCATCCCCGAGTTGGCGTATCCCACCTATGAAGTGGGCGCCCGGCTGGCCGGTGTGCCCACGGTCCGCGCGGACTCGTTGACTCAACTGGGTCCGCAGCATCCCGCCCTGATCTACCTCAACTCGCCCAGCAATCCCACCGGCGCGGTGCTGCCGGTGGAGCATCTGCGCAAGGTTGTCGAGTGGGCGCGTGAGCGCGGCGCCCTCGTGGTGTCCGATGAGTGCTACCTCGGCCTCGGATGGGACGCCGAGCCGGTCTCGGTTCTCGATGCACGGGTCTGCGATGGTGACACCACCGGATTGTTGGCCGTGCACTCGCTATCCAAGACCTCATCGCTGGCGGGCTACCGGGCCGGATTCGTGCTGGGCGACGCATCGGTGGTCGGCGAGTTGCTTGCGGTGCGCAAGCATGCCGGGATGATGGTGCCGGGGCCGGTGCAGGCGGCGATGACCGCGGCGCTGAACGAGGACGAGCATCAGCGTGATCAGCGCGCCCGCTACCAGATTCGCCGCGACAAGCTTTCGAAGGCGTTGATCGGCAACGGATTCCGGATCGACCACTCCGAGGCCGGCTTGTATCTGTGGTCGACGCGGGGTGATTCCTGTGACGACGCGCTGGCGTACCTGGCCCAGCGCGGGATTCTGGTGGCGCCGGGACGGTTCTACGGCCCCCGCGGCAAGGAACATGTGCGGGTGGCCCTCACCGCGACCGATGAGCGGATCGA
This window encodes:
- a CDS encoding bifunctional FO biosynthesis protein CofGH — encoded protein: MPDDVTPLPNPAFPAPKAASSVPDAARAGGSSPALRRVLRRARDGVTLNVDEAALALTARGDDLVDLMASASRVRDAGLESAGRRGAAGRLPVSYSRKVFIPVTHLCRDKCHYCTFVTVPGKLRAQGQGMYLEPDEILDIARRGAELGCKEALFTLGDRPEDRWPEAKQWLDERGYDTTLDYVRAMSIRVLEETGLLPHLNPGVMTWSELARLKPVAPSMGMMLETTSRRLFETRGEAHYGSPDKDPAVRLRTLTDAGRLSIPFTTGLLVGIGENLTERAETIHAIRKVHKEFGHVQEVLVQNFRAKPDTAMKSTPDADIDDFLATIAVTRLVLGPKMRVQSPPNLVSRSECLALIAAGVDDWGGVSPLTPDHVNPERPWPAVDDLADVTAEAGYDLVQRLTAHPQYVQAGAAWIDPRVRGHVEALADPETGYALDISPTGLPWQEPDETWESTGRVDLHAAIDSEGRNTDTRSDLASAFGDWESIREHVRELNARAPEKVSGDVLAALRSAERDPAGCSDDEYLALATAEGPAMDAVAALADSIRADVVGDDVTYVVNRNINFTNICYTGCRFCAFAQRKGDADAFSLSAEEVGDRAWEAYVAGATEVCMQGGIDPELPVTGYADLVRAVKKRVPSMHVHAFSPMEIVNGASKGGQSVREWLTELRAAGLDTIPGTAAEILDDEVRWVLTKGKLPASEWIDVISTAHEVGLRSSSTMMYGHVDTPKHWVSHLRVLSGIQDRTGGFTEFVPLPFVHQSAPLYLAGAARPGPTNRDNRAVHALARIMLHGRIHNIQTSWVKLGIEGTRMMLEGGANDLGGTLMEETISRMAGSEHGSAKTIAELEEIADGIGRPAVERTTTYARRPSAA
- the fdxA gene encoding ferredoxin, whose translation is MTYTIAEPCVDVMDKACIEECPVDCIYEGGRMLYIHPDECVDCGACEPVCPVEAIFYEDDVPDQWTGYIQGNADFFVDLGSPGGAAKVGKTDYDPPSVKELPPMGEGH
- the dapC gene encoding succinyldiaminopimelate transaminase, which produces MRVSSVSSRLPEFPWDTIAAAKATAAAHPEGIVDLSVGTPVDSVAPVIRDALAAASDLPGYPATAGTPALRQAIRDAVSRRYGVVPLADDAVLPVIGTKELIAWLPTLLGLGSDDLIVIPELAYPTYEVGARLAGVPTVRADSLTQLGPQHPALIYLNSPSNPTGAVLPVEHLRKVVEWARERGALVVSDECYLGLGWDAEPVSVLDARVCDGDTTGLLAVHSLSKTSSLAGYRAGFVLGDASVVGELLAVRKHAGMMVPGPVQAAMTAALNEDEHQRDQRARYQIRRDKLSKALIGNGFRIDHSEAGLYLWSTRGDSCDDALAYLAQRGILVAPGRFYGPRGKEHVRVALTATDERIDAAIARLAD
- a CDS encoding NADPH-dependent 2,4-dienoyl-CoA reductase; translated protein: MSNAYPTLLSPLDLGFTTLKNRVVMGSMHAGLEDFPWDTPALAAYFAERAKGGVGMIITGGYAINRAAWLKPLAGKLTTSLEAYRHRIVTNAVHKNGGKIIVQLLHAGRYGYHPFSVSASSKKSPITPFKPRKLSTKGVWQTIEDWAHSAKMAKKAGYDGVEIMGSEGYFINQFLAPYTNDRTDEFGGSPKNRRRLAVEVVKAVRKAVGPEFIICYRLSMADYVPDGQTWDEIVALAKEIEAAGATIINTGIGWHEARVPTIVTSVPQNAFVDLSNKIAQEVHIPVMASNRINMPQSAEQILNDGQVQLISMARPLLADPDWVKKASADHADEINTCIACNQACLDHSFVNKKASCLLNPRAGNETTLKLLPTRHAKKIAVVGAGPAGLAAAVTAAGRGHKVVLFEANSEIGGQFDMARKIPGKEEFNETIRYYTTMLKKYGVTVLLNKKVDAQELIAGKFDDVILATGVKPRVPAIPGIDHPMVLSYPEVIKQIKPVGKRVAVVGAGGIGFDVSEFLTIDESPTLNLKEWRAEWGISEEHDSRGSLTKPIPAPAVREVYLCQRKKGSLGKGLGKTTGWVHRASLKAKKVTELAGVNYERIDDAGLHISFGEERKDPRVLEVDNVVICAGQESVRDLDDVLKEAGVEAHVIGGAALAGELDAKRAIKQGTELAAKL
- a CDS encoding PadR family transcriptional regulator; the encoded protein is MALTHAILLSLAEQNGSGYELTSRFDRSIGYFYSATHQQIYRTLRRMEDDSWLRCTVVDQEGRPAKKVYDVAELGYRELSRWVNSSEGTDMRDLALKVRAGTYGDIDMVVEHIRVQRDTHLVMLDNYREMEKRQFPAPDQLTGAALHQYLVLRGGVRMEEGFTDWCDEMITSLSTARTESENHE
- a CDS encoding MspA family porin yields the protein MITRLVATSFIVAMLGFVVAVPASAEPREMAPQSYSRTTRDGWQLQIRLDNERVNVVPNLAAATNSREAFITLSGTATASGGTNPITDSLFVIGYQLGCQSDVSSGLQLGGSAGIAPSVSLGVAPTPSVGVGGSAGVSGFVQTVVQPGVIVNLPMANMVLSHGGTGALDLDNVHVKADACGGDVTIRSFASLRASTETGHTEFAIYGDPIKI